The Streptomyces sp. NBC_00576 genome contains the following window.
TACTCACTGGTGTCGGTCCTGCTGGTGTGTGCCTGCGCGGCCGTGTCCGGCGCGAAGAGTCTTGACGAGATCGCCGAGTTCGCCGAGCGGGCCACGAACACCCTGCTGGCAACCCTCGGGATCCGCCGTCACCTGCT
Protein-coding sequences here:
- a CDS encoding transposase family protein; this translates as MSVLLVCACAAVSGAKSLDEIAEFAERATNTLLATLGIRRHLLGWRRSPKPVTIGRVLMALDGDALD